The genomic window TGTGGGACACGCTCACCGCCGGGCTCCGGGCTCCCCCCGAGGCCGAGGCGAGGCTGCCCACCCTGGCCGGGCACAGCCGGAGCTGGGGAGGCTGCTCCTCGGAAAACAAAACGTAATTAAAAAGGGAAGAGCCCTGTCACGATATGAATCGCCCAGCGGCAGGGAGGCGGCCGTCCCAGCGCCAGCTCTCTTCTGCCACCTCCATGGTCCCGGGAAAACCCATTTGCCCCCAGTTTcgccctgctcctggcacagagggcacAAGAAGGAAAGGGCAACGATAAAGGGGAGTAaaataataattgtaataatagtaataataatgaCAAAagcaataacaacaacaacagcaacaaaaatattaagaggagaggaaaacacGAACATTTTCGAAATGTctgggaggaaaaaggaaaaagccgccacaaaacaacaaaacaaaaaaccccaaacccaaaccacatatattaaaaaaaaaaaaaaaaaaaaaaaaaaaaaaaaaaaagaaaagaaagaggaaaagagcgGTTGCAACACAGGGTGTTTTGCCTGTTTCTCGGTGCAAAATCCCccgttaaaaaaaaaaagaaaacaaaaaaaaaaaaagaaaaaagagtaatCTTTAGAAACGAGAGAGTATCTTGAGACATAAATAAGTTTGGAATAgttgtggggttttattttgctCCGCAAAAATCAGGAAACAAAAGACATGAAatgggaagaggaaaggaaaggaaaggaaaggaaaggaaaggaaaggaaaggaaaggaaaggaaaggaaaggaaaggaaaggaaaggaaaggaaaggaaaggaaaggaaaggaaaggaaaggaaaggaaaggaaaggaaaggaaaggaaaggaaaggaaaggaaaggaaaggaaaggaaaggaaaaagaagtgtGAAGAGACTCTGTAACACTCCTCTCTCTCTACCTAGGTATTTCTGAGTCAAACACCTAAAAAGGCTGGCACCTCTCTGTAAATGCTGGGCTGCGGTTTACTTTGTGTCCTGCAACAGAAATAAATACCCGTGGGCAGCAGCGTTCTGATTTGGTATCTTGTACCCTCGAGTGCCAGACCAGATGTGATCCTGATCTCTAAAAATAACTCTTTTCCAAGAAAGACCCTTTTCCCGACCACCTCCCACCATCCGATTGCCTTCACCCTGTGCTGGGATGTGTATTGAAAGAAGATGGTGAAAGATTTAATTTTCCTTTGGGAGATGCAATTACAGCAGAAATACTGCAGGAGAGGCACACTCTCAGACTCTGGCTTCTCAGTATCTCATTATTTATTACAAATGTAGCAAACATTGGGAGTCTACAACCAGCTTAGAGTGCTCATAAATTAGAGGCAGCAGGActactttggggaaaaaaaaaaaagagaagaaagaaaatcaagacCCAGTTTCGCAGACGTCTGCCTTGAGGCATGGGGGAAATAGAAGGCAGATTCGGGGTGATTTTCGGTAACTCAGACATGGAGAGGAAAGATCCTCCAGTACCCTCCCTATGCGGTCCATGGGACGACGGGTGCCTGCCCCGGCGACAAACGCCGGTCCAGTCCCCGTGAAGAAAGtaattaggaagaaaaaaaaaaaaaaaaaaaaagaggaaaatttgtGCGAATAGCTGGAAATTATCCTAGGAAATGGAATCTCTTCCCTGGCTTTAGATCCCTGGCCACGGATCAGGGGTCGCTCCCGCTGCCCTGCTGCGGGTCGGTGCGAGGCGCCCAGAAGCGGAAGATGctccttcttccttctcctacccttcctgcttctccttctcttcctccttgagCTTTTCCCGCAGTAAGGGCCTTTCCCCGCCCCGGGGAATCCCCCCCGAGGGTTTCTGCCCGCCGCACCCGAGGGGGTGCCTTTCCCACCCCCATCTCCCCAGCCCGCTCCCACCGGTGACGAGAAAGCCCCGGGACGAGCCCGCGGgcccctgggctggctctggcagccGGGGGGGACAGGTCCCCTCCTCCCGTCAGGCAGAGACCCCTCCGCCAGGGAGCCGGCAGAGCGATTTCGCAGCACCCTGACAGGGCTGGTGCCGAAGGCGGGGTTGGGGATGGGGGGGACCCCGAATCCTCGTCCAGCGGCTCCTCCCCGCCGGCCCAGCCTCCCTTCCAGGCATGCCCGGCTGGCTCCGCCGCGggaggagggggcggcgggCCCGAGGGGCGGGCCCCCTCCCCGGGAAGGTGGGTGCCTGCCTGTTCTGACGCCGGCTGCTCTCCCTTCCTGCAGGTACTGGGATGATTTCCACGCCTGCACCCTCACAGCGCTCACCGATTGCCAGGAAGGAGCGACAGACCTCTGGGAGAAATTGAGACGGGAATCCAAAAACCTCGATTTCCAAGGCAGCTTATTTGAACTGTGCGGAGGCGGCAGCGGCGCGGCGCCGTCCCTGCTGCCGCCGGCCTTGCCCCTGCTGCTGGCGGCTCTGTGGGCCGCCCTAGTGACCTGGCTGCCTTTCTAGGGGGGCGAGGAgcacactcacacccacaccCTCTCCATGTGCTGGATCTATAGAGGAAGTGTCCATCCGTTGCTTTGGGGACGTTGTGCTTTTCTGTggttgatgatgatgatgatggtggtggtggtggctgaTGATGGTGAAACACCCATGTAGGACTGTGGAAGcgttctccctttttttttttcctccttttttttttttttttttttgtgttttatttgccAAATCTTACCAAACAGGCAGCGGCGCGCAGCCCAAATCGGACCTCAGCTTTACTATCGCTTCGAAtcaaaaatagagaaaaaatataaagaaactAACTCGAGCCCTCGTTGTGCAAATGCAATCTCAGGAACGGCTCTGGGCCACCCACTGCTAAGGCTGTAACCGGCCGGGTACCTCCCGGCGAGCCACGGGCTCCGCTAAAAATGTGGCAGTGTGCGAGGCGAGAACAAAAACCGCAGACAGGAAAAGGCACTGGCGAGAAATCCAAGGTAGATGTCCACGTGTGAAGCATATGGTGAATAATTCACAATCTCTCATCTTTCCTCCACAGTCGCttgttttttttggtcattccactggaaaaaaaaaattaaaaatctataaaaaagaacatttttcctCAAGGGGAAAAGAGagcgagagagggagagaaagagagggaaacGAACAGCTAAGGAAAGAaggagcaagagaaagaaagacGTATCTAAATGCCCGGAGGAATGAAGGAATGCTGCTAACATCTCTGAGAGTTTATCTTTACTTGCTGTTCGAAGGCATCTTTCCGAATTCACTGcctttaattttttcctcctctttgtttTAGATGTTACACATAACAGTAAAATACCTGAATATCCAACAGTAGAGATCACAAAAAGGGGGCTTAAATGTAAacctaaagggaaaaaaatataacaacagcaaaatgattttgaaaaaaaaaaaaagagccttgattttaaaagagaagaaaaatgtaatttaaacaAAAGTTTATTATAAAGTCAATTCagcaaaaaataacaaaaaaagattTGCTACAAAGTATAGACAgaagtataaaataaaaattattgtttGAAATGAGGGTGTCGTCCTTTTTATAAAATATACCTAGAGTATCTTGGAAAGGACCGGGCTTTTAAGGCAAGGAAGTCTAAATCTTGAACCCATCCCTTGACGAACACGGCAATTTCAGTTCAAACAAGGACAGGGTGCCTCAATCGCTTAGTCGAagcctttctctctctctctttttttttcttttttttcctctctttttattttcccccttcttttgcTCCTTATAAATGTGCTGTAAATCctcccaccctcctcctcctcctcctcctgcccctgaaGCCGGGAAGCGCAGCCCCCCCGCGTTCCGGGCcggccgggggcggcggcgcggaTCTCCCGCGGGCGCGGAGCGCTGCCCAGCCCGGccgagggagggagggaaggcagcACCACCATTAAGGGGGAGGAGGCTGCGGAGCCGGAGCCGGGGCGCAGAGGAGCCCTTTCATAATTAATAAGGCAGCTCAGCCGAAGGAGCAAGGGGAAGGGGGGACGGGGTATTGATTtcgcagcagaagctgctctaACCTCGGCTATTTATAGACGCCTGATGCCTTTATAAAGAAATACACATCAAATAGTGAACACGTCCTTTTTACTTTTAAGAGGAGAGCCCAGCTGGCGATCGGGGGTGGGTGGGCGAGTGGGCGATGGGGAGGTAGGGACCACGAGTTGGTGCGAGGTGATTTATTCCGCCGGGGAGCCGTCGCCTGTGCGATAGCTGTCTTTTGCCAATGTGTAGGGTGGCAGAGTCTCTCCTTCgccccctctccctgctccctcctttcCCAAGGTCCGCAATGTAATGTGTAAGCAATAACAAATGTAACAGTTCATAAATCAAACAGTGGGTCGCAAGCCAATCTGCATTTCCCAAACGGATTGAATCCCAGCAACGAATGTGCTCGGGAACTGGAGTCAGGCGCCTTTACCACTGGAAGCAATGTTGATTTTTTAATGATAAAATACATTATGCGTGTGTTGGGGGGGGCTTTGTAGAGCTCAGCCTCGCTTCGGCAGACACAGGTCTGCTTCAATTTCGTTTTACTTTGGCCTCCCTCTAGATTCAatccccaccaccaccaaa from Agelaius phoeniceus isolate bAgePho1 chromosome 1, bAgePho1.hap1, whole genome shotgun sequence includes these protein-coding regions:
- the LOC129128325 gene encoding neuritin isoform X1 codes for the protein MGLKLNGSYISLILAVQIAYLVQAVRAAGRCDAVFRGFSDCLLRLGDNMANYPQDLDDKRNLQTICAYWDDFHACTLTALTDCQEGATDLWEKLRRESKNLDFQGSLFELCGGGSGAAPSLLPPALPLLLAALWAALVTWLPF
- the LOC129128325 gene encoding neuritin isoform X2, with amino-acid sequence MASPARSQRPSAAPAYLVQAVRAAGRCDAVFRGFSDCLLRLGDNMANYPQDLDDKRNLQTICAYWDDFHACTLTALTDCQEGATDLWEKLRRESKNLDFQGSLFELCGGGSGAAPSLLPPALPLLLAALWAALVTWLPF